A window from Symbiopectobacterium purcellii encodes these proteins:
- the cecR gene encoding transcriptional regulator CecR has product MLFQATSPTRGDHTKQRLLQAALEVFGEFGLQAATTRDIARRAGQNIAAITYHFHSKEGLYRAVASAIADEVAHTYLPLRTEITEHLQQPAGTPERYMAYLQKLVLNFTRLMTSPETLHFSRFMSREQLSPTDAYPLMHERIIAPMHQLMTQLVAGYTGLDSSDRRTVIHAHALIGEALAFRFARETIRLRAGWDDVGLEQSLVINDVVTQHIALVLDGLRAAQQRECL; this is encoded by the coding sequence ATGTTATTTCAGGCAACGTCGCCTACCCGAGGTGACCACACCAAGCAACGACTGTTACAGGCAGCCCTCGAAGTGTTTGGCGAGTTTGGCCTGCAAGCCGCCACCACGCGCGACATTGCCCGCCGAGCCGGACAAAATATCGCCGCCATCACCTACCATTTTCACTCCAAAGAGGGGTTATATCGTGCGGTGGCAAGCGCTATTGCCGATGAAGTCGCACACACCTATCTCCCTTTGCGCACAGAAATTACCGAGCACCTGCAACAGCCCGCTGGCACGCCAGAGCGCTACATGGCGTATCTGCAAAAACTGGTGCTGAACTTTACCCGACTGATGACCAGCCCGGAAACATTGCACTTCAGCCGCTTTATGTCGCGCGAACAGTTGTCACCAACCGATGCCTATCCGCTGATGCACGAACGCATTATCGCGCCCATGCACCAGTTGATGACACAACTGGTCGCTGGCTACACCGGACTAGACAGTTCCGATCGCAGAACCGTTATCCATGCCCATGCGCTGATCGGTGAAGCGCTGGCGTTTCGCTTTGCCCGTGAAACCATACGGCTACGAGCAGGCTGGGACGACGTCGGTTTGGAACAAAGTCTGGTGATTAACGACGTGGTGACACAACACATCGCGCTGGTACTTGACGGCCTTAGAGCCGCACAACAGCGCGAATGCCTTTAG